A genomic segment from Antedon mediterranea chromosome 6, ecAntMedi1.1, whole genome shotgun sequence encodes:
- the LOC140051269 gene encoding telomerase protein component 1-like produces the protein MGCGASNSMAVPSGPSDYRYAVQQTWDKVTKTCDRKSKCKKLVIKRSGWKTIRVFVSSTFKDFHAEREILVKEVFPDLRQWCEKRRLHLVECDLRWGVPKDTTSEETLRTCLGEIDRCYQDNVYPYFLNLTSERCGWIPTHNDVSDSLVKEYKWIEGLSVTEMEILHGAYRIDNPNSLFLVRNSSFLKTIPEEYVGDFMDPNPIAPHKLDVLKQMLKTRLKDRVKWYDCEYAGIDEDGKVELTGLQEGFCKNVFEFFKNRIEEQYPLSEGTLDPYQQAKEAHESFLKSRGALVLGRTTILEKVEKYVTDIGVNNSLVILGGAGTGKSSLLAKTADVSQQMAMSKQIPGGGSTGWHIFFHFVGAVPGSTDLEKALKRLLKELGSVNEATMPKNLETTCQMTCSVLSNTKTPPVLVIIDALNQFDDDKSGTILSWLPRKLAPQVRVIISMINDTPPHKMLLERSIKPEEIIVTPLNMDARKEIVTEMLGKYNKRLDEKQISSLLSKESSQNPLWLAVACEELRVFGFFERVTDKINKMKDGLLDLLEQVFERFEEENGGQLLVATLCLLETSATGLLETELLQILGDEDNLKPEVEEESESKDGGREKKTKDIGPLPAAKWAVVFRALKPFLRPFGDSGEGRLDFYHRALSKAVRKKYFEGHTSGAVDQLWWHSKLADFFEQSDNIDRKVEELPIHLLKINQAENLKDFLMDWKIFDKLYNEEYSTLLLRYWREGCGKTWQTQMETRYQSQLNQIENSDDPDLQLLARRYEQVARVVNQSGENMKSLALLEKAMKIEQEDLSSRPERMVELYHLAATIYDDKLKLYEYIDPSQMRELKPLIDFGRKSIAIRETLEGEAHKYKLGKTLVQMAFNLESWLECGGDNSMSGEEAVEEGQACIDRAIQIFKDLGDDGHLADAIMTAGILLERASDEQLQKYMEALELCLQAYGENSVLTSRLYLNIGILHEDNRRYYDAYDWFIKWQKVSEEVFGYHHPRTQRCRNCLAESRYRSVKQNLERRNQVNAQNQQINEANEDDENSDSDDE, from the exons ATGGGTTGCGGCGCATCCAACTCGATGGCAGTGCCATCCGGGCCGTCTGATTATCGTTACGCAGTTCAGCAAACATGGGATAAGgttacaaaaacatgtgatagAAAGAGTAAATGTAAGAAACTCGTCATAAAACGATCTGGATGGAAAACTATACGGGTATTTGTCTCCTCTACTTTCAAAGATTTCCATGCAGAAAGAGAAATTTTGGTTAAAGAA GTCTTCCCAGATCTACGTCAGTGGTGTGAGAAGCGTCGTTTACATTTGGTTGAATGTGACCTTAGATGG GGCGTACCAAAGGACACGACATCAGAAGAAACTTTAAGGACATGCTTAGGAGAAATTGATCGATGCTACCAAGATAATGTCTATCCTTATTTCCTTAACCTTACAAG TGAACGATGTGGTTGGATTCCTACACACAATGATGTATCAGACTCACTAGTGAAAGAATATAAATGGATTGAAGGCCTCTCGGTTACTGAAATGGAAATTCTACATGGAGCATACAGAATTGACAATCCAAATT CTTTATTTTTGGTTCGCAATTCGTCATTTCTGAAGACAATACCAGAAGAGTATGTCGGTGACTTTATGGATCCAAACCCAATAGCGCCTCATAAGCTGGATGTACTTAAACAAATGCTTAAAACACGATTG AAAGATCGTGTTAAGTGGTATGATTGTGAATATGCGGGTATTGATGAGGATGGCAAAGTTGAACTTACTGGTCTACAGGAAGGGTTCTGTAAAAAT GTGTTTGAATTTTTTAAGAATCGTATCGAAGAGCAGTATCCATTGTCGGAGGGAACCCTTGATCCGTATCAACAAGCTAAAGAAGCACATGAG TCTTTCCTCAAAAGCAGAGGAGCCCTAGTTCTGGGCAGAACAACAATTCTTGAAAAAGTTGAGAAATATGTAACAGACATTGGTGTCAACAACTCTTTAGTTATACTTGGGGGTGCTGGAACTGGAAAGTCATCGCTTCTTGCCAAAACGGCAGACGTCAGTCAACAGATGGCTATGAGCAAGCAAATTCCAGG AGGTGGCAGCACTGGTTGGCATATATTCTTTCATTTTGTTGGTGCCGTTCCTGGTTCCACTGATCTAGAGAAGGCGTTAAAACGACTCTTGAAAGAATTAGGATCAGTTAAT GAAGCTACAATGCCCAAGAATCTAGAGACAACTTGTCAGATGACATGTAGTGTTCTGTCCAACACAAAGACACCTCCAGTACTTGTCATCATTGATGCACTTAATCAA TTTGACGATGACAAATCAGGAACAATTTTGAGCTGGTTACCACGCAAATTAGCCCCTCAAGTGCGAGTCATTATCTCAATGATCAATGATACACCACCACACAAGATGCTGCTTGAAAGGTCAATTAAACCAGAGGAAATTATTGTCACACCGCTTAATATGGATGCTAGAAAG GAAATTGTAACAGAAATGCTGGGCAAGTACAACAAACGTTTGGATGAAAAGCAGATCAGCAGTTTGCTGTCCAAAGAGTCGTCGCAGAATCCTCTTTGGCTCGCTGTGGCATGTGAGGAATTAAGAGTGTTTGGATTCTTTGAGCGTGTCACAGATAAAATCAATAAGATGAAAGATGGCTTGTTGGA TTTGTTGGAGCAAGTATTTGAACGTTTTGAGGAAGAGAATGGTGGCCAACTGTTGGTTGCAACACTGTGCTTACTAGAGACATCAGCAACTGGATTGCTAGAAACagaattattacaaattttgGGAGATGAGGATAACTTAAAACCTGAAGTTGAGGAAGAGAGTGAAAGTAAAG aTGGTGGACGTGAAAAAAAGACTAAAGACATCGGTCCCCTTCCTGCTGCCAAGTGGGCTGTCGTGTTCAGAGCGTTGAAACCATTTCTACGTCCTTTTGGAGATAGTGGCGAAGGTCGGCTTGATTTCTACCACAGGGCACTAAGCAAAGCTGTCCGAAAGAA ATACTTTGAAGGTCATACATCAGGAGCTGTTGACCAGTTATGGTGGCATAGCAAGCTGGCCGATTTCTTTGAACAATCCGATAATATTGATCGCAAAGTAGAG GAATTGCCGATTCATTTGCTAAAAATTAACCAAGCTGAAAACCTGAAAGACTTTTTAATGGACTGGAAAATATTTGACAAGTTGTACAATGAGGAATACAGTACTTTGCTTCTAAGATACTGGCGAGAG GGTTGTGGTAAAACATGGCAAACACAGATGGAGACCCGTTACCAAAGTCAACTAAATCAGATTGAAAACAGTGATGATCCTGATTTACAGCTGCTAGCCAGACGATATGAGCAAGTCGCCAGAGTAGT TAACCAGTCTGGTGAAAATATGAAATCGCTTGCTTTACTGGAGAAGGCGATGAAGATTGAACAAGAGGACTTGAGCAGTCGTCCAGAGCGGATGGTAGAACTCTACCATCTTGCAGCAACTATATATGATGAT AAACTCAAGTTGTATGAATACATTGATCCCAGTCAAATGCGAGAATTAAAACCTCTTATAGATTTTGGAAGGAAATCTATCGCAATAAGAGAAACACTAGAGGGTGAGGCACACAAG TATAAACTTGGAAAGACCCTTGTACAGATGGCGTTTAACCTAGAGAGTTGGCTCGAGTGTGGTGGAGACAACAGCATGTCTGGTGAAGAAGCCGTAGAGGAAGGCCAGGCTTGTATTGACAGGGCCATACAGATATTCAAGGAC CTTGGAGATGATGGACATTTGGCTGATGCCATCATGACAGCAGGAATTTTATTAGAAAGAGCTAGTGACGAACAGTTACAG aaatatatGGAGGCTTTAGAACTTTGCCTACAAGCTTACGGCGAAAACAGTGTACTGACATCTAGGCTTTACCTCAACATAGGCATTCTACATGAGGATAATAGGAGATACTATGATGCATATGATTGGTTTATAAAGTGGCAGAAAGTCAGTGAAGAA GTTTTTGGTTATCACCATCCACGCACTCAACGTTGCCGTAATTGCTTGGCTGAAAGTCGGTATAGGTCTGTGAAACAAAATCTTGAGCGTCGCAACCAGGTGAATGCACAAAACCAACAAATTAATGAGGCAAATGAGGATGATGAAAACAGTGATAGTGATGATGAATAA